A genomic segment from Gossypium hirsutum isolate 1008001.06 chromosome D04, Gossypium_hirsutum_v2.1, whole genome shotgun sequence encodes:
- the LOC107939074 gene encoding paired amphipathic helix protein Sin3-like 2 isoform X4 — MKRIREDIYSGSQFKRPFGSSRAESYGQNQMLGGGGVGRGGAAGGGEGGGTVGGGMSQKLTTNDALTYLKEVKEMFQDKKEKYDMFLEVMKDFKAQRTDTVGVIARVKELFKGHNNLIYGFNTFLPKGYEITLHEDEAPPKKTVEFDEAISFVNKIKKRFQNDEYVYKSFLDILNMYRKEHKDINEVYNEVASLFEDHPDLLDEFTRFLPDSSAAPLTEQVPYGRTSTQRYNEQSSATPTLHICDMESFYSNVRDWIMTSHADRGLSVDRPELDDDKDILKMQKDQRKRVEKDSRDRRTREHDDPEHDNNRDFNLQRFPDKKRLGRKIEGFASNDERETFKSMCNQGFIFCEKVKERLCSSDDHQAFLKCLNIYSYGIIKRNDLQNLVTDLLGKHPDLMNEFNQFLECCENTDGLLAGVISKKSLSGNGHTSRPVKIEEKDREQRREMEGPKEKERYREYLAKSIQELDLSNCQSCTPSYRLLPDDYPIPSASQRSALGAQVLNDHWVSVTSGSEDYSFKHMRRNQYEESLFRCEDDRFELDMLLESVSSTAKRAEDLLNSINENKINMDSPIRVQEYFTVLNLRCIERLYGDHGLDVMEILHKNPALALPVVLTRLKQKQEEWTKCRSDFNKVWAEIYSKNHYKSLDHRSFYFKQQDSKNLSVKSLVAEIKELKEKNQKEDDVLVASVAGHRQPLAPHLNYEYLDVDIHEDLYKLIEYSCEEMCSTKEQLSKVMRLWTTFVEPMSGIPPRPNGKEGTDDAGKAQNPAVNCVTSSIAESGGSPRADTTVNSTQQKAATDRDENGSPELTNSCRNGLANGETSAKEHSSHLSRDDLKKNTQPGINMLAIGALAFEAENNHSKSNTEGASAASRPSSVAAGEDLEPEANADLLHTSEGGDVTKHALLVNGVPTDETNASRYLEEPAGPLKIEKEEGELSPNGDFEEDNFVAHGDNGLKAVPVAKHSVESGQYQSGKGSHCKDAGVENGADADDEDSENASEAGDDASGSESADDECSRGEHEEEEVELDEVDGKAESEGEAEGMNGMHAGGDGMSVSTSEQFLFTVKPLAKHVPAVFPEEDQNISWVFYANDDFYVLFRFHQILYERILSAKTNSTGAELKRKNSKELCSSDLYARFMSALYSLLDGSSDNMKFEDECRAIIGNQSYVLFTLDKLIYKLVKQLQAVATDEMDNKLLQLFEYEKSRKHARTMDSVYYENARVLLHEENIYRLKCSSSPSRLSIQLMDNVIEKPEAFAVSMEPNFSAFLHNDFLSVFPGKKEPHGVTLKRNKKKYANLDEFAAICMAMEGVELVNGLENKIACNSYKISYVLDTEDFFCRRRRNSPPKCGSYNTQARLQRFHKFLSASQ, encoded by the exons ATGAAGCGAATAAGAGAGGATATATATTCCGGTTCTCAATTTAAACGCCCATTTGGTTCTTCGAGGGCTGAATC CTATGGGCAAAACCAAATGCTGGGTGGAGGGGGAGTGGGAAGGGGAGGAGCAGCCGGAGGAGGTGAAGGTGGAGGAACGGTAGGAGGAGGCATGTCACAGAAACTGACTACAAATGATGCTTTAACGTATCTAAAGGAAGTGAAGGAGATGTTTCAGGATAAAAAAGAGAAATACGACATGTTCCTTGAAGTCATGAAGGATTTCAAGGCTCAGAG GACTGATACAGTTGGTGTCATTGCCCGAGTTAAGGAATTATTCAAAGGGCACAACAACTTGATTTATGGATTTAATACCTTCCTACCTAAGGGATATGAAATAACCCTTCATGAGGATGAGGCTCCTCCGAAAAAGACGGTGGAATTTGACGAAGCAATCAGTTTTGTTAACAAGATAAAG AAACGATTCCAAAACGATGAGTATGTTTATAAATCATTCCTGGATATCTTGAATATGTACAGGAAGGAGCACAAGGACATAAATGAGGTCTATAATGAG GTTGCTTCTCTTTTTGAGGACCATCCTGATCTGCTAGATGAGTTCACAAGATTTTTACCAGATTCTTCAGCAGCGCCTTTGACTGAACAAGTTCCATATGGTCGAACTTCAACTCAGCGCTATAATGAGCAAAGCTCTGCTACACCCACCTTGCA cATTTGTGATATGGAATCTTTTTACAGCAACGTCAGGGATTGGATTATGACATCCCATGCTGACAGAGGTCTCAGTGTTGATCGTCCTGAACTGGATGATGATAAAGATATCCTGAAAATGCAAAAAGACCAGAGAAAGCGTGTGGAAAAGGACAGTAGGGATCGGAGAACTCGTGAACATGATGATCCTGAGCATGACAACAACAGGGATTTTAACTTGCAGCGATTTCCTGACAAAAAGAGATTGGGAAGGAAGATTGAAGGATTTGCTTCCAATGATGAGAGAGAGACTTTTAAAA GCATGTGCAACCAAGGGTTCATATTCTGTGAGAAAGTTAAGGAGAGGCTATGCAGTTCTGATGACCACCAGGCATTCTTAAAGTGCCTTAATATTTATAGCTAtggaataataaaaagaaatgatTTGCAAAATTTG GTGACTGATTTACTTGGCAAGCATCCAGATCTTATGAATGAGTTCAACCAGTTCTTGGAGTGTTGTGAGAATACTG ACGGGCTTCTTGCTGGTGTTATTAGTAAAA AATCACTTAGTGGAAATGGACATACGTCCAGGCCAGTGAAGATAGAGGAAAAAGATAGAGAACAGAGGCGTGAAATGGAGGGGCCTAAGGAAAAGGAGAGATACAGGGAGTATCTGGCAAAATCCATACAGGAACTTGACCTTTCCAACTGCCAAAGTTGTACCCCAAGCTATCGGCTTCTGCCTGATGAT TATCCAATACCTTCGGCAAGTCAAAGATCAGCGCTTGGCGCTCAAGTGCTGAATGATCACTGGGTATCTGTGACTTCAGGAAGTGAGGATTATTCTTTTAAGCACATGCGCCGAAATCAGTATGAAGAGAGCTTATTCAGATGTGAGGATGATAG ATTTGAACTGGATATGTTGCTAGAATCTGTGAGTTCAACTGCCAAGCGTGCCGAGGACCTTCTGAACAgcattaatgaaaataaaatcaatatgGATTCTCCAATTCGTGTACAAGAATACTTTACTG TTCTAAATTTGAGGTGCATTGAGCGTTTATATGGTGACCATGGTCTTGATGTAATGGAAATATTACATAAAAACCCTGCTCTTGCATTGCCTGTCGTTTTAACTCGCCTGAAGCAGAAGCAAGAAGAGTGGACAAAGTGCCGTTCTGACTTTAACAAAGTTTGGGCtgaaatttattcaaaaaacCATTATAAATCACTTGATCATCGCAGCTTCTATTTCAAGCAGCAGGATTCAAAGAACTTGAGTGTAAAAT CTTTAGTGGCTGAAATCAAGGAGTTGAAAGAGAAGAACCAGAAAGAGGATGACGTTCTTGTGGCTAGTGTTGCTGGTCACAGACAACCCTTAGCTCCACACCTCAACTATGAATATTTGGATGTTGACATTCATGAAGACCTATATAAACTTATAGAATATTCATGTGAAGAGATGTGCTCGACTAAAGAACAGTTAAGTAAAGTAATGAGGCTCTGGACCACTTTCGTGGAGCCAATGTCGGGCATTCCTCCTCGACCTAATGGCAAAGAGGGTACTGATGATGCTGGTAAAGCTCAGAATCCTGCTGTAAACTGCGTTACGTCAAGCATTGCTGAAAGTGGTGGAAGTCCCAGAGCTGATACTACTGTTAATTCCACACAACAAAAGGCTGCCACTGACAGAGATGAGAATGGTTCACCTGAATTAACTAATTCCTGCAGAAATGGTTTGGCAAATGGGGAAACTTCAGCCAAAGAACACTCAAGTCATTTATCTAGAGATGATTTAAAGAAGAACACTCAACCTGGAATAAACATGCTGGCAATTGGAGCCCTTGCATTTGAAGCCGAAAATAATCACAGCAAAAGCAATACTGAAGGGGCTTCAG CAGCATCTAGACCTAGCAGCGTTGCAGCTGGTGAGGATCTTGAACCTGAAGCTAATGCAGATCTTCTGCACACATCAGAG GGTGGTGATGTAACAAAACATGCTCTATTAGTTAATGGAGTGCCTACAGATGAGACTAATGCTAGTAGATATCTTGAAGAACCTGCTGGTCCCTTGAAAATTGAGAAAGAAGAAGGTGAATTATCACCTAATGGTGATTTTGAGGAGGATAATTTTGTTGCTCATGGTGATAATGGCCTAAAGGCTGTTCCAGTGGCGAAGCATAGTGTTGAAAGTGGACAGTATCAGTCTGGAAAAGGGTCACATTGTAAGGATGCTGGAGTTGAAAATGGTGCAGATGCTGATGATGAGGATAGTGAAAATGCCTCTGAGGCTGGTGATGATGCATCAGGCAGTGAGTCTGCAGATGATGAATGCTCCCGTGGAGAGCACGAAGAGGAAGAGGTTGAGCTTGATGAAGTTGATGGTAAGGCCGAGAGCGAAGGTGAAGCTGAAGGGATGAATGGTATGCATGCAGGAGGAGATGGCATGTCTGTGTCAACTTCCGAACAGTTTCTTTTTACGGTGAAGCCTCTTGCAAAACACGTACCTGCAGTTTTTCCTGAAGAAGATCAAAACATTTCTTGGGTTTTTTATGCAAATGATGATTTCTATGTTCTTTTCAGATTTCATCAA ATCCTATATGAAAGAATACtgtctgcgaaaacaaactcaaCAGGTGCTGAGTTAAAGCGGAAAAACTCAAAAGAATTGTGTTCTTCAGATTTATATGCCAG ATTTATGAGTGCACTGTACAGTCTACTTGATGGATCTTCTGACAATATGAAGTTTGAAGATGAATGTCGAGCAATAATAGGAAACCAGTCATACGTATTATTCACATTGGACAAGTTAATATATAAATTGGTTAAGCAG CTTCAAGCTGTTGCAACAGATGAGATGGATAATAAGCTTCTTCAACTGTTTGAGTATGAAAAATCCCGGAAACATGCAAGGACAATGGATTCAGTGTATTACGAAAATGCACGTGTCCTCCTTCATGAGGAGAATATTTATCGATTGAAATGC TCATCTTCTCCATCTCGATTATCTATTCAGCTGATGGACAATGTGATTGAAAAACCTGAGGCTTTTGCTGTTTCAATGGAACCTAATTTTTCAGCTTTTTTGCACAATGATTTTCTATCAGTCTTTCCTGGGAAAAAGGAACCACATGGTGTTACGCTAAAGAG AAACAAGAAAAAATATGCAAACCTAGATGAATTTGCTGCCATTTGCATGGCTATGGAAGGTGTTGAACTGGTTAATGGCTTAGAGAACAAGATAGCTTGCAATTCATACAAG ATTTCTTATGTGTTGGACACCGAAGATTTCTTCTGTCGTAGGAGAAGAAATTCGCCACCAAAATGCGGATCATATAATACTCAGGCAAGACTACAACGGTTCCATAAATTTTTATCGGCTTCCCAATAA
- the LOC107939074 gene encoding paired amphipathic helix protein Sin3-like 2 isoform X1, with protein MTSHADRGLSVDRPELDDDKDILKMQKDQRKRVEKDSRDRRTREHDDPEHDNNRDFNLQRFPDKKRLGRKIEGFASNDERETFKSMCNQGFIFCEKVKERLCSSDDHQAFLKCLNIYSYGIIKRNDLQNLVTDLLGKHPDLMNEFNQFLECCENTDGLLAGVISKKSLSGNGHTSRPVKIEEKDREQRREMEGPKEKERYREYLAKSIQELDLSNCQSCTPSYRLLPDDYPIPSASQRSALGAQVLNDHWVSVTSGSEDYSFKHMRRNQYEESLFRCEDDRFELDMLLESVSSTAKRAEDLLNSINENKINMDSPIRVQEYFTVLNLRCIERLYGDHGLDVMEILHKNPALALPVVLTRLKQKQEEWTKCRSDFNKVWAEIYSKNHYKSLDHRSFYFKQQDSKNLSVKSLVAEIKELKEKNQKEDDVLVASVAGHRQPLAPHLNYEYLDVDIHEDLYKLIEYSCEEMCSTKEQLSKVMRLWTTFVEPMSGIPPRPNGKEGTDDAGKAQNPAVNCVTSSIAESGGSPRADTTVNSTQQKAATDRDENGSPELTNSCRNGLANGETSAKEHSSHLSRDDLKKNTQPGINMLAIGALAFEAENNHSKSNTEGASASRPSSVAAGEDLEPEANADLLHTSEGGDVTKHALLVNGVPTDETNASRYLEEPAGPLKIEKEEGELSPNGDFEEDNFVAHGDNGLKAVPVAKHSVESGQYQSGKGSHCKDAGVENGADADDEDSENASEAGDDASGSESADDECSRGEHEEEEVELDEVDGKAESEGEAEGMNGMHAGGDGMSVSTSEQFLFTVKPLAKHVPAVFPEEDQNISWVFYANDDFYVLFRFHQILYERILSAKTNSTGAELKRKNSKELCSSDLYARFMSALYSLLDGSSDNMKFEDECRAIIGNQSYVLFTLDKLIYKLVKQLQAVATDEMDNKLLQLFEYEKSRKHARTMDSVYYENARVLLHEENIYRLKCSSSPSRLSIQLMDNVIEKPEAFAVSMEPNFSAFLHNDFLSVFPGKKEPHGVTLKRNKKKYANLDEFAAICMAMEGVELVNGLENKIACNSYKISYVLDTEDFFCRRRRNSPPKCGSYNTQARLQRFHKFLSASQ; from the exons ATGACATCCCATGCTGACAGAGGTCTCAGTGTTGATCGTCCTGAACTGGATGATGATAAAGATATCCTGAAAATGCAAAAAGACCAGAGAAAGCGTGTGGAAAAGGACAGTAGGGATCGGAGAACTCGTGAACATGATGATCCTGAGCATGACAACAACAGGGATTTTAACTTGCAGCGATTTCCTGACAAAAAGAGATTGGGAAGGAAGATTGAAGGATTTGCTTCCAATGATGAGAGAGAGACTTTTAAAA GCATGTGCAACCAAGGGTTCATATTCTGTGAGAAAGTTAAGGAGAGGCTATGCAGTTCTGATGACCACCAGGCATTCTTAAAGTGCCTTAATATTTATAGCTAtggaataataaaaagaaatgatTTGCAAAATTTG GTGACTGATTTACTTGGCAAGCATCCAGATCTTATGAATGAGTTCAACCAGTTCTTGGAGTGTTGTGAGAATACTG ACGGGCTTCTTGCTGGTGTTATTAGTAAAA AATCACTTAGTGGAAATGGACATACGTCCAGGCCAGTGAAGATAGAGGAAAAAGATAGAGAACAGAGGCGTGAAATGGAGGGGCCTAAGGAAAAGGAGAGATACAGGGAGTATCTGGCAAAATCCATACAGGAACTTGACCTTTCCAACTGCCAAAGTTGTACCCCAAGCTATCGGCTTCTGCCTGATGAT TATCCAATACCTTCGGCAAGTCAAAGATCAGCGCTTGGCGCTCAAGTGCTGAATGATCACTGGGTATCTGTGACTTCAGGAAGTGAGGATTATTCTTTTAAGCACATGCGCCGAAATCAGTATGAAGAGAGCTTATTCAGATGTGAGGATGATAG ATTTGAACTGGATATGTTGCTAGAATCTGTGAGTTCAACTGCCAAGCGTGCCGAGGACCTTCTGAACAgcattaatgaaaataaaatcaatatgGATTCTCCAATTCGTGTACAAGAATACTTTACTG TTCTAAATTTGAGGTGCATTGAGCGTTTATATGGTGACCATGGTCTTGATGTAATGGAAATATTACATAAAAACCCTGCTCTTGCATTGCCTGTCGTTTTAACTCGCCTGAAGCAGAAGCAAGAAGAGTGGACAAAGTGCCGTTCTGACTTTAACAAAGTTTGGGCtgaaatttattcaaaaaacCATTATAAATCACTTGATCATCGCAGCTTCTATTTCAAGCAGCAGGATTCAAAGAACTTGAGTGTAAAAT CTTTAGTGGCTGAAATCAAGGAGTTGAAAGAGAAGAACCAGAAAGAGGATGACGTTCTTGTGGCTAGTGTTGCTGGTCACAGACAACCCTTAGCTCCACACCTCAACTATGAATATTTGGATGTTGACATTCATGAAGACCTATATAAACTTATAGAATATTCATGTGAAGAGATGTGCTCGACTAAAGAACAGTTAAGTAAAGTAATGAGGCTCTGGACCACTTTCGTGGAGCCAATGTCGGGCATTCCTCCTCGACCTAATGGCAAAGAGGGTACTGATGATGCTGGTAAAGCTCAGAATCCTGCTGTAAACTGCGTTACGTCAAGCATTGCTGAAAGTGGTGGAAGTCCCAGAGCTGATACTACTGTTAATTCCACACAACAAAAGGCTGCCACTGACAGAGATGAGAATGGTTCACCTGAATTAACTAATTCCTGCAGAAATGGTTTGGCAAATGGGGAAACTTCAGCCAAAGAACACTCAAGTCATTTATCTAGAGATGATTTAAAGAAGAACACTCAACCTGGAATAAACATGCTGGCAATTGGAGCCCTTGCATTTGAAGCCGAAAATAATCACAGCAAAAGCAATACTGAAGGGGCTTCAG CATCTAGACCTAGCAGCGTTGCAGCTGGTGAGGATCTTGAACCTGAAGCTAATGCAGATCTTCTGCACACATCAGAG GGTGGTGATGTAACAAAACATGCTCTATTAGTTAATGGAGTGCCTACAGATGAGACTAATGCTAGTAGATATCTTGAAGAACCTGCTGGTCCCTTGAAAATTGAGAAAGAAGAAGGTGAATTATCACCTAATGGTGATTTTGAGGAGGATAATTTTGTTGCTCATGGTGATAATGGCCTAAAGGCTGTTCCAGTGGCGAAGCATAGTGTTGAAAGTGGACAGTATCAGTCTGGAAAAGGGTCACATTGTAAGGATGCTGGAGTTGAAAATGGTGCAGATGCTGATGATGAGGATAGTGAAAATGCCTCTGAGGCTGGTGATGATGCATCAGGCAGTGAGTCTGCAGATGATGAATGCTCCCGTGGAGAGCACGAAGAGGAAGAGGTTGAGCTTGATGAAGTTGATGGTAAGGCCGAGAGCGAAGGTGAAGCTGAAGGGATGAATGGTATGCATGCAGGAGGAGATGGCATGTCTGTGTCAACTTCCGAACAGTTTCTTTTTACGGTGAAGCCTCTTGCAAAACACGTACCTGCAGTTTTTCCTGAAGAAGATCAAAACATTTCTTGGGTTTTTTATGCAAATGATGATTTCTATGTTCTTTTCAGATTTCATCAA ATCCTATATGAAAGAATACtgtctgcgaaaacaaactcaaCAGGTGCTGAGTTAAAGCGGAAAAACTCAAAAGAATTGTGTTCTTCAGATTTATATGCCAG ATTTATGAGTGCACTGTACAGTCTACTTGATGGATCTTCTGACAATATGAAGTTTGAAGATGAATGTCGAGCAATAATAGGAAACCAGTCATACGTATTATTCACATTGGACAAGTTAATATATAAATTGGTTAAGCAG CTTCAAGCTGTTGCAACAGATGAGATGGATAATAAGCTTCTTCAACTGTTTGAGTATGAAAAATCCCGGAAACATGCAAGGACAATGGATTCAGTGTATTACGAAAATGCACGTGTCCTCCTTCATGAGGAGAATATTTATCGATTGAAATGC TCATCTTCTCCATCTCGATTATCTATTCAGCTGATGGACAATGTGATTGAAAAACCTGAGGCTTTTGCTGTTTCAATGGAACCTAATTTTTCAGCTTTTTTGCACAATGATTTTCTATCAGTCTTTCCTGGGAAAAAGGAACCACATGGTGTTACGCTAAAGAG AAACAAGAAAAAATATGCAAACCTAGATGAATTTGCTGCCATTTGCATGGCTATGGAAGGTGTTGAACTGGTTAATGGCTTAGAGAACAAGATAGCTTGCAATTCATACAAG ATTTCTTATGTGTTGGACACCGAAGATTTCTTCTGTCGTAGGAGAAGAAATTCGCCACCAAAATGCGGATCATATAATACTCAGGCAAGACTACAACGGTTCCATAAATTTTTATCGGCTTCCCAATAA
- the LOC107939074 gene encoding paired amphipathic helix protein Sin3-like 2 isoform X2, protein MTSHADRGLSVDRPELDDDKDILKMQKDQRKRVEKDSRDRRTREHDDPEHDNNRDFNLQRFPDKKRLGRKIEGFASNDERETFKSMCNQGFIFCEKVKERLCSSDDHQAFLKCLNIYSYGIIKRNDLQNLVTDLLGKHPDLMNEFNQFLECCENTDGLLAGVISKKSLSGNGHTSRPVKIEEKDREQRREMEGPKEKERYREYLAKSIQELDLSNCQSCTPSYRLLPDDYPIPSASQRSALGAQVLNDHWVSVTSGSEDYSFKHMRRNQYEESLFRCEDDRFELDMLLESVSSTAKRAEDLLNSINENKINMDSPIRVQEYFTVLNLRCIERLYGDHGLDVMEILHKNPALALPVVLTRLKQKQEEWTKCRSDFNKVWAEIYSKNHYKSLDHRSFYFKQQDSKNLSVKSLVAEIKELKEKNQKEDDVLVASVAGHRQPLAPHLNYEYLDVDIHEDLYKLIEYSCEEMCSTKEQLSKVMRLWTTFVEPMSGIPPRPNGKEGTDDAGKAQNPAVNCVTSSIAESGGSPRADTTVNSTQQKAATDRDENGSPELTNSCRNGLANGETSAKEHSSHLSRDDLKKNTQPGINMLAIGALAFEAENNHSKSNTEGASAASRPSSVAAGEDLEPEANADLLHTSEGGDVTKHALLVNGVPTDETNASRYLEEPAGPLKIEKEEGELSPNGDFEEDNFVAHGDNGLKAVPVAKHSVESGQYQSGKGSHCKDAGVENGADADDEDSENASEAGDDASGSESADDECSRGEHEEEEVELDEVDGKAESEGEAEGMNGMHAGGDGMSVSTSEQFLFTVKPLAKHVPAVFPEEDQNISWVFYANDDFYVLFRFHQILYERILSAKTNSTGAELKRKNSKELCSSDLYARFMSALYSLLDGSSDNMKFEDECRAIIGNQSYVLFTLDKLIYKLVKQLQAVATDEMDNKLLQLFEYEKSRKHARTMDSVYYENARVLLHEENIYRLKCSSSPSRLSIQLMDNVIEKPEAFAVSMEPNFSAFLHNDFLSVFPGKKEPHGVTLKRNKKKYANLDEFAAICMAMEGVELVNGLENKIACNSYKISYVLDTEDFFCRRRRNSPPKCGSYNTQKCHWCNRTESGD, encoded by the exons ATGACATCCCATGCTGACAGAGGTCTCAGTGTTGATCGTCCTGAACTGGATGATGATAAAGATATCCTGAAAATGCAAAAAGACCAGAGAAAGCGTGTGGAAAAGGACAGTAGGGATCGGAGAACTCGTGAACATGATGATCCTGAGCATGACAACAACAGGGATTTTAACTTGCAGCGATTTCCTGACAAAAAGAGATTGGGAAGGAAGATTGAAGGATTTGCTTCCAATGATGAGAGAGAGACTTTTAAAA GCATGTGCAACCAAGGGTTCATATTCTGTGAGAAAGTTAAGGAGAGGCTATGCAGTTCTGATGACCACCAGGCATTCTTAAAGTGCCTTAATATTTATAGCTAtggaataataaaaagaaatgatTTGCAAAATTTG GTGACTGATTTACTTGGCAAGCATCCAGATCTTATGAATGAGTTCAACCAGTTCTTGGAGTGTTGTGAGAATACTG ACGGGCTTCTTGCTGGTGTTATTAGTAAAA AATCACTTAGTGGAAATGGACATACGTCCAGGCCAGTGAAGATAGAGGAAAAAGATAGAGAACAGAGGCGTGAAATGGAGGGGCCTAAGGAAAAGGAGAGATACAGGGAGTATCTGGCAAAATCCATACAGGAACTTGACCTTTCCAACTGCCAAAGTTGTACCCCAAGCTATCGGCTTCTGCCTGATGAT TATCCAATACCTTCGGCAAGTCAAAGATCAGCGCTTGGCGCTCAAGTGCTGAATGATCACTGGGTATCTGTGACTTCAGGAAGTGAGGATTATTCTTTTAAGCACATGCGCCGAAATCAGTATGAAGAGAGCTTATTCAGATGTGAGGATGATAG ATTTGAACTGGATATGTTGCTAGAATCTGTGAGTTCAACTGCCAAGCGTGCCGAGGACCTTCTGAACAgcattaatgaaaataaaatcaatatgGATTCTCCAATTCGTGTACAAGAATACTTTACTG TTCTAAATTTGAGGTGCATTGAGCGTTTATATGGTGACCATGGTCTTGATGTAATGGAAATATTACATAAAAACCCTGCTCTTGCATTGCCTGTCGTTTTAACTCGCCTGAAGCAGAAGCAAGAAGAGTGGACAAAGTGCCGTTCTGACTTTAACAAAGTTTGGGCtgaaatttattcaaaaaacCATTATAAATCACTTGATCATCGCAGCTTCTATTTCAAGCAGCAGGATTCAAAGAACTTGAGTGTAAAAT CTTTAGTGGCTGAAATCAAGGAGTTGAAAGAGAAGAACCAGAAAGAGGATGACGTTCTTGTGGCTAGTGTTGCTGGTCACAGACAACCCTTAGCTCCACACCTCAACTATGAATATTTGGATGTTGACATTCATGAAGACCTATATAAACTTATAGAATATTCATGTGAAGAGATGTGCTCGACTAAAGAACAGTTAAGTAAAGTAATGAGGCTCTGGACCACTTTCGTGGAGCCAATGTCGGGCATTCCTCCTCGACCTAATGGCAAAGAGGGTACTGATGATGCTGGTAAAGCTCAGAATCCTGCTGTAAACTGCGTTACGTCAAGCATTGCTGAAAGTGGTGGAAGTCCCAGAGCTGATACTACTGTTAATTCCACACAACAAAAGGCTGCCACTGACAGAGATGAGAATGGTTCACCTGAATTAACTAATTCCTGCAGAAATGGTTTGGCAAATGGGGAAACTTCAGCCAAAGAACACTCAAGTCATTTATCTAGAGATGATTTAAAGAAGAACACTCAACCTGGAATAAACATGCTGGCAATTGGAGCCCTTGCATTTGAAGCCGAAAATAATCACAGCAAAAGCAATACTGAAGGGGCTTCAG CAGCATCTAGACCTAGCAGCGTTGCAGCTGGTGAGGATCTTGAACCTGAAGCTAATGCAGATCTTCTGCACACATCAGAG GGTGGTGATGTAACAAAACATGCTCTATTAGTTAATGGAGTGCCTACAGATGAGACTAATGCTAGTAGATATCTTGAAGAACCTGCTGGTCCCTTGAAAATTGAGAAAGAAGAAGGTGAATTATCACCTAATGGTGATTTTGAGGAGGATAATTTTGTTGCTCATGGTGATAATGGCCTAAAGGCTGTTCCAGTGGCGAAGCATAGTGTTGAAAGTGGACAGTATCAGTCTGGAAAAGGGTCACATTGTAAGGATGCTGGAGTTGAAAATGGTGCAGATGCTGATGATGAGGATAGTGAAAATGCCTCTGAGGCTGGTGATGATGCATCAGGCAGTGAGTCTGCAGATGATGAATGCTCCCGTGGAGAGCACGAAGAGGAAGAGGTTGAGCTTGATGAAGTTGATGGTAAGGCCGAGAGCGAAGGTGAAGCTGAAGGGATGAATGGTATGCATGCAGGAGGAGATGGCATGTCTGTGTCAACTTCCGAACAGTTTCTTTTTACGGTGAAGCCTCTTGCAAAACACGTACCTGCAGTTTTTCCTGAAGAAGATCAAAACATTTCTTGGGTTTTTTATGCAAATGATGATTTCTATGTTCTTTTCAGATTTCATCAA ATCCTATATGAAAGAATACtgtctgcgaaaacaaactcaaCAGGTGCTGAGTTAAAGCGGAAAAACTCAAAAGAATTGTGTTCTTCAGATTTATATGCCAG ATTTATGAGTGCACTGTACAGTCTACTTGATGGATCTTCTGACAATATGAAGTTTGAAGATGAATGTCGAGCAATAATAGGAAACCAGTCATACGTATTATTCACATTGGACAAGTTAATATATAAATTGGTTAAGCAG CTTCAAGCTGTTGCAACAGATGAGATGGATAATAAGCTTCTTCAACTGTTTGAGTATGAAAAATCCCGGAAACATGCAAGGACAATGGATTCAGTGTATTACGAAAATGCACGTGTCCTCCTTCATGAGGAGAATATTTATCGATTGAAATGC TCATCTTCTCCATCTCGATTATCTATTCAGCTGATGGACAATGTGATTGAAAAACCTGAGGCTTTTGCTGTTTCAATGGAACCTAATTTTTCAGCTTTTTTGCACAATGATTTTCTATCAGTCTTTCCTGGGAAAAAGGAACCACATGGTGTTACGCTAAAGAG AAACAAGAAAAAATATGCAAACCTAGATGAATTTGCTGCCATTTGCATGGCTATGGAAGGTGTTGAACTGGTTAATGGCTTAGAGAACAAGATAGCTTGCAATTCATACAAG ATTTCTTATGTGTTGGACACCGAAGATTTCTTCTGTCGTAGGAGAAGAAATTCGCCACCAAAATGCGGATCATATAATACTCAG AAATGCCATTGGTGCAACCGAACCGAAAGCGGAGACTAG